Within Staphylococcus sp. NRL 16/872, the genomic segment CAATAATGGCTAAGTTCTTCAAGCCCCTTAATATCCGTACGCATATTTCGACTAAAACCGTTTAATGCATAATATAAAGAGTTCGCACTTGGTTGACTAGTTAAACCACTCATTGAAGCAACGGCTGTATCTATAATATCCACACCAGCATCAATCGCTTCTTTATAAATTAACAAACCATTACCACTTGTATCATGTGTGTGCAAATGAATTGGTAAATCCACTGCTGCTTTTAATTCTCCAATTAATTCATATGCTGCTTTAGGTTTTAATAGTCCTGCCATATCTTTTATTGCCAAAATATGGAACCCTTCGCGTTCAAGTTCTTTAGCTAAATTCACGTAATAATCTAAAGTAAATACATTTGAGCGTTCTGGATTTAAAATGTCTCCAGTGTAACAAATCGCACCTTCTGAAATTTTACCAGCTTTTTGTACCGCTTCATTTGCTACTTTCATCTGATCAATCCAGTTTAAAGAGTCAAATATTCTAAAGACATCTACACCTGCTTTTGCACTTTCAGTGACAAATTTTTCAATGACATTATCCGCATAGTTTTTATAACCTACCGCATTTGATGCGCGTAATAACATTTGGAATAGCACATTAGGAATAGCAACGCGTAATCGTTCTAAGCGCTCCCATGGGTTTTCTTTTAAGAAATTATAAGCAACATCAAATGTTGCACCGCCCCACATTTCTAATGAAAAACTATCTTTAAAGACTTCAGCTGTCTTAGAAGCAATATTCATCATATCTTTAGTACGAACTCGAGTAGCTAATAAAGATTGATGGGCATCACGGAAAGTCGTATCTGTGATTAATACGTCTTTTTGCGCTCGTACCCAATCTGCTACTGCTCTTGGTCCTTGTTCATCTAGTAATTGTTTTGTTCCTTTTAACTGCGCAATTTTATATTGAGAAATTCTAGGATTAGAAGTCGCTTCATAATCTGGTTTCTCACGTTTTTCTACATTAGGGAAACCGTTAATCGTAACATTGCCAATATATTCTAAAGTTTTCGTACCTCGGTCTAACGTTGGAGCGATTTTAAATAATTCTGGTGTTTCTTCAATAAATTTAGTTGTGTAATCTCCACTACGGAATTTTTCATTTCGCATTACGTTAACTAAGAATGGAATATTTGTTTTAACTCCACGAATACGCATTTCTCTTAAAGAGCGTTCCATTTTTTCTTCTGCTTGTTTAAAAGTTACAGCATGCGTAGATAATTTTACTAATAACGAATCGTAATAGGGTGAAATTTCAGCACCTTGGAAACCATCACCCGCATCTAACCGCACACCAAACCCACCACTTGAACGGTAAGCAATAATTGTGCCAGAATCAGGCATGAAATCATTCGTTGGATCTTCAGTCGTAATTCGACATTGAATAGCATAACCTAATGTCTGTATTTCTTCTTGTTTAGGCATTGCGATGCGTTCATCAAATAAATTCGCACCATCAGCTACTAAAATTTGAGTCTTCACAATATCAATGCCTGTAATCATTTCAGTGATAGTATGTTCTACTTGTACACGAGGATTCACTTCAATAAAGAAGAATTCATCTCCAGAAACTAGAAATTCTACAGTTCCTGCATTGACGTATTTAATATTATTCATTAATTTTAATGCCGCTTCACAAATACGCTCTCTTAACTCTTTAGAAAGCCCCACTGACGGAGCTACTTCCACAACTTTTTGATGACGACGTTGCACTGAACAGTCTCGTTCATATAAGTGCACAATATTGCCGTATTCATCTCCAATAATTTGAACTTCAATGTGTTTTGGATTATCAATGTATCTTTCAATATATACTTCGCTATTTCCGAATGATTTGGCCGCTTCAGATTTAGCGCGATGAAATGCATCTTCTAATTCACTTTCTTCGTGAACAATACGCATCCCTTTACCACCACCGCCACTCGTTGCTTTAATCATTAAAGGAAAACCTGCATCATGAGCAAAGTCTTTCGCAGCTTCGAAGTTTTCAATTGGACCATCCGTTCCCGGAATAACTGGTAAATTTGCTTTAATAGCAGTTGCTCTTGCTTTAACTTTATCTCCGAACATGTCTAAATGCTCAAGATGTGGCCCAATAAATATTATTCCTTCCTCTTTACAACGATGTGCAAAGTGCTCATTCTCACTAAGAAAACCATAGCCTGGGTGAATAGCATCTACACCGGCATATTTAGCTACTTCAATTATTCGTTCAATATTTAAATAACTTTCTGCTGGTCCTAAATCTTTACCCACTAAGTATGATTCATCTGCTTTGTATCTATGTAAGGAATTCTTATCTTCATTAGAGTAAATTGCTACTGTTTGGATATCTAATTCTGTTGCTGCCCTAAAAATTCTAATTGCAATTTCACCACGATTGGCTACTAATAACTTTTTTATATGTTTCAAAGAATGAACACCCCTTTATAGTTTGAAAATTCTAACTAATTAGATAATAAAATTTTATACTAAAATTATTTAGAAAGCTATTTATTTTTTCAAATCAAGTTTTTTAAACTAGTATGAATGACTTATCTTAATCTGAAATACAATAACTAAAAACTATTGTAAATAATAACTTTATATTATCATTTACCAAATTTTTCTTCTACTCGAAGGAGTGCGCTTTTGTAAATATTCACATAAATGTAAAAAAACCCTTATAAGATTGAATGATATAAACAATCTTATAAAGGCTAAAAACTATTTAATTTAATTATATTGTCGAGGAATATCGACTTTCTGTTTTTTTGCTGTCATAGCACGTTTTTCATCCATTTTTATTTGTTTAGCTACAAGTAATAATAACCCCATTGCTATACTTAAACTTAGCATGGATGAACCACCAAAACTTATAAATGGTAATGGAACACCTGTTAGAGGGATGGTAGCAGAAATACCACCTAAATTAACAAAAGTTTGACTGCCAATGTAACTTGCTACTCCTATACAAATAAGTTTATAGAAGTATGAAGGAGTTTTTGCAGCCAATGTAAAGGCACGATAAACAATAAAGAATAATAAGCCAATTACAAATAACCCACCAACTAAACCAAGTTCTTCACAGATTACAGCAAATATAAAGTCTGTATGTGCTTCTGGTAAATATCCAAGTTTCATAATGCCATTTCCTAAGCCACGACCAAATAATCCACCATTACCGATAGCCATTAATGAGTTTGAAAGATGATAACCAGTGCCTGATTCCGAACCAAACGGATTCGTTAACACACTAAAACGTGCTTTCAAATAGTGAGGCATAAAGCCAGTAATCATAACTACCCCAGCTACAACAATAAAACTAATGATAATTAACAAAATCCGTACTTTCACCAACTTTTGAACACCTATACCAGCAAACATAAACATTGAAATTAAAATGATTAAAATTAGTAAAGTTTGTCCAATATCTCGTTGGAATAAAACTAAACCGACACACACTAAAATTAAGAAAAGTGGTTGTTTTATAATTTTTATTTTTTCTCTTACTTGAGGTAATTTTCTGCTAATTACGTATGACACGTAGAGAATTAATGCAATTTTTAATATTTCAGAGGCTTGAAGATTCATGAAGCCTAAGTTAATCCAACTTTTTGATCCATTAATATTTTTACCAATAACCAAAGTTAGGCATAAGAGCACAAACATGATAGTCATCATCCACATTTGTACTTTAATTTGTTGGAATACTTTGATATTTAGCATAAATGCTATAAAGAAAACGACTATAAAACTCATAATTACATATATAAGTTGTCTATTATAAAAATAGGTTCCAGATACTTCTATGCCACCTGTTAAAGTACCTTTTGTTGCAGCTACCATACTTGCGCTGTACACCATTACAAGACCAATCAAACATAAAATAACATATGTAATTAATAATGGATAATCGATAAACTTAGACATTCTACCTATGTATCGAAAAAAACTTTTTAAGTTACTCATAAAAATGATCATCCAATTCTAAAATTTTAAAATATCCATGTTCATTGAAATTAATTTTCCAACAAAATCTGTCTCAACTATTATATACTTTACACTTACAGTTTCACAAACATTAACTGAAGCAAAGTATATAACTATTTAAAATGCAAAATGACTGAAAATATTATTGTCATAATATTTCAGCCACTAACATAAGCTATATCATATGTAATTACATACATAAGCTTGCAATTATATCCATTTAAATAGCATCTATGTGCTACTATATTCAATTAAAAGCCAACTTACACGTTTGTAAACGCTTCATGTAATTTAGATAATTCTTTTTCTAAACGAAGCATTAAGTTTTTACCGTCTTCTTTATCAACTAAGCCAAGTTTAACAGCAAAATCCACTTCTTTTTGTAGACCAAACATTTGTGTGTCGAGAACTTCTTCATATAACGGGCAAGATGGCATTGTTAAATTATCCATTTGAACTTTAATTAAATGTAGGATTCTATCTGCATCTTGATTTAATTGTTCATATGCCACGTTCTTCATATTCGATTGCTTCGGCATCACATACTCCCCCTATCATTAATTATCTTCATGTAAAAAGTTTATCTCACTCGATATTAAAAAGCAAGTTAATTCAGTGAATAGAAAAATTTATATGTGATAAAATAGTGATTATAGAACGAAATTAGGGAGTGGGCAAAATATGATTCAAATCAAAGGTGCAGTCAAGTTCCCTATCACTTTAGATAGCACAACTTGGATTTTTGATGATAGAAAAGTAAAAATAGAAGACATAGAAAACGGCGTATTTGATGGAACTAAGCCTGTTAAATTTGAAGACAATCGCGAATGGAATAGAGCAATTTTAGAAGGTCAAACAAATCCACCAACTTTAAATTCAGAAATTAAATACCGTAAACGCTCAGTATTAGAAGATTCTTTTGCGATCAATATGACACCATTTTTCAAAAATGCAGAACCATCTGATAGTGCTACGAAGATTAAATTATATAATGACAAAGATTCAATCGAAGTACCTATGGAATTATTACCTTATCTATTCTTCCAATTTGCTAAAGATGGCAAAAGATTATATGACGACAACTCAGTGGATAGCTTTGTATACAATCCTGATGATAAAGGCTACTCATATGAGTTTAAGTATGTTACCCATATCGAGGTGATTTAATTTGCGTGAAGTTCAATGTATCATATGCGATACAAAGGTATTAATTGACGAGAATACCGTTGAAGCTAAACGCTTACGCAATAATCCAATTCGAACATTCATGTGTGACGATTGTAAAAGTCGCTTAGATAGACCCAAACAGCGACCAAATAGCGCTGAGTATTTAGAATTGTCACATGAAGATAGATATTAGATTACTTATAATAATAAATAACGAGGGCATGAAATCTTTAAGCTACTAAGATTTCATGCCCTCATTTTATTTAATCAAGTCGATTATTCGTCTTGCATCATTTGTTTAACACGTTTTGCTTCTTTTTCACGTGCTGATTTGTTTAAGATTTTCTTTCTTAAACGGATGTTTTGTGGTGTTACTTCCACTAATTCATCGTCGTTAATATATTCTAATGCTTCTTCAAGCGTTAAGATTCTTGGACGGTTCATTGTTTGTGTTTGGTCTTTTGTAGCTGAACGTACGTTAGTTTGGTGTTTCGCTTTAGTGATATTAACTGTTAAGTCATTTTCACGGTTGTGCTCACCCACAATCATACCTTCATAAACTTCAGTACCTGGTTCCATGAAGTTTACGCCACGGTCTTCTAAATTAATGATAGCGTATGCTGTTGCTTGACCTTGATCCATTGAAATTAATGCACCATTACGACGTCCACCGATTTGTGCTTTAACGCGTGGTCTAAATTCTTCAAATGTATGGTTGATAATACCATAACCACGTGTCATAGACATAAATTCAGTAGTGTAACCAATCATACCACGAGCTGGTACTAAGAAGATTAAGCGTGTTAAACCATTGTCAGTTGTTATCATGTCTAACATTTCACCTTTACGTGCACCTAATGATTCGATAACTGCGCCAGCATTTTCAGATGGCACTTCACATTGTACACGTTCAAATGGTTCACTTAAGACACCATCAATTTCACGTAAAATAACTTGTGGTTTAGATACTTGAAGTTCAAAACCTTCACGTCTCATATTCTCAATAAGAATTGATAAGTGTAATTCACCACGACCTGCCACAATCCACGTATCTGGAGAGTCAGTTGGTGTTACTTTTAATGATACGTCTGTTTCAAGTTGTTGATCTAAACGTTCTTGAATTTGACGTGCAGTTACATAGTCACCTTCACGACCAGCAAATGGTGAGTTATTTACTTTGAATGTCATTTCAAGTGTTGGTTCATCAATACGTAACACAGGTAAAGCTTCTTGATGTGTAGGTGGTGTAACCGTTTCACCTACGTTAATATCTTCCATTCCTGATACAGCGATTAAGTCCCCTGCTTGTGCTTCTTCAATTTCTTCACGTTTTAAACCAAAGAAACCAAAGATTTTAGTCACACGGAAGTTTTTAATAGTGCCATCTAATTTAATTAATGATACGTTATCTCCTACACGCATTTTACCTCTGAACACACGACCAATACCAATACGACCAACATAGTCATTATAATCTAATAATGCTACTTGGAATTGTAATGGTTCCTCATGATTATCGATTGGTGCTGGTACATATTCAAGAATTGTTTCATATAATGATTGCATATTTTCATCTTGTTTCTCAGCATCAAGACTTGCAGTACCATTGACAGCTGAAGCATAAACAACTGGGAAGTCTAGTTGTTCATCATTTGCTTCTAATTCGATGAATAAGTCTAATACTTCATCTACTACCGCTTCAGGTCTAGCAGCTGGTTTATCGATTTTATTTACAACTACTACTGGTTTTAAGTTTTGTTCAAGTGCTTTTTTAAGTACGAAACGTGTTTGAGGCATTGTACCTTCGTATGCATCTACTACAAGTACTACACCATCTACCATTTTCATAATACGCTCTACTTCGCCACCAAAGTCAGCGTGTCCTGGTGTATCTAAGATGTTAATTCTTGTTCCTTTATAATTAACTGCAGTATTTTTCGCAAGAATTGTAATACCACGTTCTCTTTCTAAATCATTAGAGTCCATTGCTCTTTCATCGACATGTTCATTCTCTCTGAAAATACCAGATTGTTTTAATAATTCATCAACTAATGTTGTTTTACCATGGTCGACGTGAGCAATAAT encodes:
- a CDS encoding DUF2197 domain-containing protein, giving the protein MREVQCIICDTKVLIDENTVEAKRLRNNPIRTFMCDDCKSRLDRPKQRPNSAEYLELSHEDRY
- the typA gene encoding translational GTPase TypA; translation: MTNRREDVRNIAIIAHVDHGKTTLVDELLKQSGIFRENEHVDERAMDSNDLERERGITILAKNTAVNYKGTRINILDTPGHADFGGEVERIMKMVDGVVLVVDAYEGTMPQTRFVLKKALEQNLKPVVVVNKIDKPAARPEAVVDEVLDLFIELEANDEQLDFPVVYASAVNGTASLDAEKQDENMQSLYETILEYVPAPIDNHEEPLQFQVALLDYNDYVGRIGIGRVFRGKMRVGDNVSLIKLDGTIKNFRVTKIFGFFGLKREEIEEAQAGDLIAVSGMEDINVGETVTPPTHQEALPVLRIDEPTLEMTFKVNNSPFAGREGDYVTARQIQERLDQQLETDVSLKVTPTDSPDTWIVAGRGELHLSILIENMRREGFELQVSKPQVILREIDGVLSEPFERVQCEVPSENAGAVIESLGARKGEMLDMITTDNGLTRLIFLVPARGMIGYTTEFMSMTRGYGIINHTFEEFRPRVKAQIGGRRNGALISMDQGQATAYAIINLEDRGVNFMEPGTEVYEGMIVGEHNRENDLTVNITKAKHQTNVRSATKDQTQTMNRPRILTLEEALEYINDDELVEVTPQNIRLRKKILNKSAREKEAKRVKQMMQDE
- a CDS encoding FtsW/RodA/SpoVE family cell cycle protein encodes the protein MSNLKSFFRYIGRMSKFIDYPLLITYVILCLIGLVMVYSASMVAATKGTLTGGIEVSGTYFYNRQLIYVIMSFIVVFFIAFMLNIKVFQQIKVQMWMMTIMFVLLCLTLVIGKNINGSKSWINLGFMNLQASEILKIALILYVSYVISRKLPQVREKIKIIKQPLFLILVCVGLVLFQRDIGQTLLILIILISMFMFAGIGVQKLVKVRILLIIISFIVVAGVVMITGFMPHYLKARFSVLTNPFGSESGTGYHLSNSLMAIGNGGLFGRGLGNGIMKLGYLPEAHTDFIFAVICEELGLVGGLFVIGLLFFIVYRAFTLAAKTPSYFYKLICIGVASYIGSQTFVNLGGISATIPLTGVPLPFISFGGSSMLSLSIAMGLLLLVAKQIKMDEKRAMTAKKQKVDIPRQYN
- a CDS encoding pyruvate carboxylase, with the translated sequence MKHIKKLLVANRGEIAIRIFRAATELDIQTVAIYSNEDKNSLHRYKADESYLVGKDLGPAESYLNIERIIEVAKYAGVDAIHPGYGFLSENEHFAHRCKEEGIIFIGPHLEHLDMFGDKVKARATAIKANLPVIPGTDGPIENFEAAKDFAHDAGFPLMIKATSGGGGKGMRIVHEESELEDAFHRAKSEAAKSFGNSEVYIERYIDNPKHIEVQIIGDEYGNIVHLYERDCSVQRRHQKVVEVAPSVGLSKELRERICEAALKLMNNIKYVNAGTVEFLVSGDEFFFIEVNPRVQVEHTITEMITGIDIVKTQILVADGANLFDERIAMPKQEEIQTLGYAIQCRITTEDPTNDFMPDSGTIIAYRSSGGFGVRLDAGDGFQGAEISPYYDSLLVKLSTHAVTFKQAEEKMERSLREMRIRGVKTNIPFLVNVMRNEKFRSGDYTTKFIEETPELFKIAPTLDRGTKTLEYIGNVTINGFPNVEKREKPDYEATSNPRISQYKIAQLKGTKQLLDEQGPRAVADWVRAQKDVLITDTTFRDAHQSLLATRVRTKDMMNIASKTAEVFKDSFSLEMWGGATFDVAYNFLKENPWERLERLRVAIPNVLFQMLLRASNAVGYKNYADNVIEKFVTESAKAGVDVFRIFDSLNWIDQMKVANEAVQKAGKISEGAICYTGDILNPERSNVFTLDYYVNLAKELEREGFHILAIKDMAGLLKPKAAYELIGELKAAVDLPIHLHTHDTSGNGLLIYKEAIDAGVDIIDTAVASMSGLTSQPSANSLYYALNGFSRNMRTDIKGLEELSHYWGNVRPYYSDFESDIKSPNTEIYQHEMPGGQYSNLGQQAKSLGLGNRFNEVKDMYRRVNFLFGDIVKVTPSSKVVGDMALYMVQNDLDEQSVIEQGNKLDFPESVVSYFKGDIGQPVNGFNKKLQDVILKGQQPLTERPGEYLEPVDFEAIRQELCEKEYGEVTEQDVISYVLYPKVFDQFIQTKQQYGNLSLLDTPTFFFGMRNGETVEIEIDTGKRLIIKLETISEPDENGNRTLYYVMNGQARRINIKDENIKTNANVKPKADKTNPNHIGAQMPGSVTEVKVAVGDEVKVNQPLLITEAMKMETTVQAPFNGIIKKVTVVSGDAIATGDLLIEIEKTEGEG
- a CDS encoding YlaN family protein gives rise to the protein MPKQSNMKNVAYEQLNQDADRILHLIKVQMDNLTMPSCPLYEEVLDTQMFGLQKEVDFAVKLGLVDKEDGKNLMLRLEKELSKLHEAFTNV